The following proteins come from a genomic window of Salvia hispanica cultivar TCC Black 2014 chromosome 4, UniMelb_Shisp_WGS_1.0, whole genome shotgun sequence:
- the LOC125220047 gene encoding trihelix transcription factor GT-3b: protein MDHHHQQLHQQYSESVGGSDRFPQWSIQETRDFLLIRAELDPNFMETKRNKMLWEVISTRMKEKGYSRSAEQCKCKWKNLVTRYKGCETMETEAMRQQFPFYNELQTIFATRMQRMLWLEAEGSGTASKKKKAAQLSSDEEEEGEEESDGQKGHKKKMKKLKGGASNLNSNVSVVAGVREMMDEFMKQQMQMEMQWMKAYEAREEERRIKEMEWRQTMEALENERMMMEKRWREREEQRKIREEARADKRDALVTALLNKLRREDSNMDCTSLEISWKRSQKMILLC from the exons ATGGATCACCATCACCAGCAGCTCCACCAGCAATACTCGGAATCCGTCGGCGGCAGCGATAGGTTCCCGCAATGGAGCATTCAAGAAACCCGGGATTTCTTGCTTATCCGGGCCGAACTCGACCCGAATTTCATGGAGACGAAGCGTAATAAGATGCTTTGGGAGGTGATTTCGACTCGGATGAAAGAAAAAGGCTATAGCAGAAGCGCGGAGCAGTGCAAGTGCAAATGGAAAAACCTCGTCACCAGATACAAG GGATGTGAAACGATGGAGACGGAAGCGATGAGGCAGCAATTCCCATTCTACAACGAGCTGCAGACGATATTCGCGACGAGGATGCAGAGAATGCTGTGGCTGGAGGCGGAGGGGAGTGGCACGGcctcgaagaagaagaaggcggCGCAGCTATCGTcggacgaggaggaggagggggaGGAGGAGAGCGACGGGCAAAAAGGTCataaaaagaagatgaagaaattgaagggAGGTGCAAGCAATCTTAATTCGAATGTTTCGGTGGTGGCGGGAGTGAGGGAAATGATGGATGAATTCATGAAGCAGCAAATGCAGATGGAGATGCAGTGGATGAAGGCGTACGAGGCGAGGGAGGAGGAGCGGAGGATCAAGGAGATGGAGTGGCGGCAGACGATGGAGGCGTTGGAGAATGAGAGGATGATGATGGAGAAGAGgtggagagagagggaggagcAAAGGAAGATAAGAGAGGAGGCTAGAGCTGACAAAAGGGATGCTCTTGTTACAGCTCTCTTGAACAAGCTTAGAAGAGAAGATAGTAACAT GGATTGCACGAGTCTTGAAATttcttggaagagaagtcagAAAATGATACTATTGTGTTAA
- the LOC125222491 gene encoding selT-like protein codes for MDRAQLLLVGLPLFLFCSDIFSLFSPAPSKPAAPHHHHHHHPDSQPLIQPRHTPLEFPTQKASGIGYGNTVSIDFCSSCSYRGTAVTMKNMLESQFPGINVVLANYPPPLPKRLLSKVVPVVQFGVIGVIMGGEHIFPRLGLAAPPQWYYSMRANRFGSMASTWLLGNFVQSFLQNSGAFEVYCNGELAFSKLKENRFPGEIELKELVTRRIVNSRVII; via the exons ATGGATCGGGCACAGCTTCTATTGGTAGGTCTGCCCCTTTTCCTCTTCTGCTCCGACATCTTCAGCCTCTTTTCTCCAGCGCCGTCGAAGCCTGCCGctccccaccaccaccaccaccaccaccccgATTCGCAGCCACTGATCCAGCCCCGCCACACACCCCTGGAATTTCCTACTCAG AAAGCAAGCGGGATTGGTTATGGAAACACTGTTAGCATTGATTTTTGTTCATCCTGTTCTTACAG AGGGACCGCTGTCACAATGAAGAATATGTTAGAAAGTCAGTTTCCTGGGATCAATGTTGTTCTTGCAAATTATCCTCCTCCTCTGCCTAAGCGCTTGTTGAGCAAGGTCGTGCCAGTTGTACAATTTGGCGTGATTGGCGTCATAATGGGCGGTGAGCATATTTTCCCGAGGCTAGGATTAGCTGCACCACCCCAATGGTACTATTCCATGCGTGCAAATAGATTTGGGAGCATGGCAAGCACTTGGCTACTTGGAAACTTCGTTCAGTCCTTCTTGCAAAATTCTGGTGCTTTTGAAGTGTACTGTAATGGTGAACTG GCATTCTCCAAACTTAAGGAGAATAGGTTCCCCGGAGAGATAGAGTTGAAAGAACTGGTTACTCGTAGGATTGTTAATTCAAGAGTgatcatttga